One part of the Candidatus Abyssobacteria bacterium SURF_5 genome encodes these proteins:
- a CDS encoding NUDIX hydrolase: protein MYVTQEILADIERKYGVPHVAHFRHVMVKVEFDLLLRSMRYNRAHDITLFISKGRHFVAIRKHMHPEGVFRAPSGGVNPGEDFEKGALREAYEETGATVELVRYILRAQALFEYQDQQVPWVSHVFTARYISGELQPIDTKEIAEVRQVLLEELQGEIRSKMIASGSGGLAYRVALTDKVAEILSATA, encoded by the coding sequence ATGTATGTGACTCAGGAAATATTGGCTGATATAGAGCGGAAATATGGCGTTCCTCACGTTGCCCATTTCCGTCATGTTATGGTCAAGGTGGAGTTCGATCTGCTGCTCCGCAGCATGAGATACAACCGGGCGCACGATATCACGCTGTTCATTTCCAAAGGACGGCATTTTGTCGCCATACGAAAACACATGCACCCGGAAGGTGTATTCCGCGCTCCCAGCGGCGGTGTGAATCCGGGCGAGGACTTCGAAAAAGGTGCGTTGCGAGAGGCATATGAGGAGACGGGCGCGACAGTTGAACTGGTGCGGTATATCCTTCGCGCTCAAGCTCTGTTCGAATATCAGGATCAGCAAGTGCCGTGGGTCTCACATGTTTTCACCGCGCGCTATATCTCCGGGGAACTGCAGCCGATTGATACAAAAGAGATTGCTGAAGTTCGGCAGGTGCTGCTCGAAGAACTTCAGGGAGAAATCAGGAGCAAAATGATCGCCAGCGGATCCGGCGGCCTTGCGTACCGGGTGGCGCTGACAGATAAAGTGGCCGAAATCCTCTCTGCCACCGCTTGA
- a CDS encoding flagellar hook-length control protein FliK, which yields MAGILLSQLATLVQVGIKIPNTCLVEGAVAPEKNDSEPEITSFEAVFRKLSEKFAVPDLSFCPTNQSMTGNFPVKAGGGGAVGSAAASQVVVSGDFAEPGTPVFAFERAIPLQNPHAFVFEGTGTDMVRFFGPKQMNPDQQIGDVTANSSFDTQYPEAQIRSFSSYYQAPQMEQIDSNSASGETAEAAARGVVLPAVATVSAAPAEMEAHSLVIPLLQEYVEGQTGVSNENTGTQQPPTAPGAVVIAQQFSETSAVQPTAHIIDTDSLVEQIVQGARLVQHSGASELHVYLKPEFLGKLSIKVLSDLHGIRMEIRAENETVRQIMQDNLGDLQQRLANKGIALDHLALFSGSDSPPRRKSDQFLQAPPPVSVLEREGLVESMPAVAMPGRLSLLDYFA from the coding sequence ATGGCCGGAATTCTTCTTTCTCAACTGGCGACGCTGGTGCAAGTGGGGATAAAGATTCCGAACACCTGCCTAGTCGAAGGCGCCGTCGCCCCGGAAAAGAACGATTCTGAACCTGAAATCACGTCATTCGAGGCCGTCTTCCGGAAGCTATCTGAGAAATTCGCCGTCCCCGATCTTTCCTTCTGCCCGACAAATCAATCCATGACTGGCAATTTTCCTGTGAAGGCCGGCGGCGGAGGGGCAGTTGGGTCTGCAGCCGCCTCCCAGGTCGTGGTTTCAGGAGATTTTGCTGAACCTGGAACACCGGTTTTCGCGTTCGAGCGAGCGATCCCTCTGCAGAATCCGCACGCCTTTGTTTTTGAAGGAACGGGGACTGACATGGTGAGATTTTTCGGGCCGAAGCAGATGAATCCGGATCAGCAAATCGGCGATGTGACGGCGAACTCGTCATTTGATACTCAGTATCCCGAGGCACAGATCAGATCGTTTTCTTCCTATTACCAGGCGCCACAAATGGAGCAGATAGATTCAAATTCGGCCTCGGGTGAAACTGCGGAAGCGGCCGCGCGCGGAGTCGTGTTGCCCGCTGTGGCGACCGTTTCGGCAGCGCCTGCCGAAATGGAAGCACATTCACTGGTTATCCCGCTTCTACAAGAATACGTCGAAGGGCAGACCGGCGTCAGCAATGAAAACACGGGAACACAACAGCCGCCGACCGCGCCCGGAGCGGTCGTGATCGCTCAACAATTTTCTGAAACATCAGCAGTTCAGCCGACCGCTCATATTATCGATACAGATTCGTTGGTCGAGCAGATTGTGCAGGGCGCGCGTCTCGTGCAACATTCGGGGGCGAGCGAATTACACGTGTACCTGAAGCCCGAATTTTTGGGCAAACTAAGCATCAAGGTGCTCTCCGACCTGCACGGGATCCGCATGGAGATAAGAGCCGAGAACGAAACGGTGCGGCAGATCATGCAGGATAATCTTGGCGACCTGCAGCAGCGACTGGCAAACAAAGGTATTGCGCTCGACCACTTGGCTCTGTTCTCAGGTTCCGATTCGCCGCCCCGGCGAAAATCCGATCAATTTTTACAGGCGCCACCTCCTGTTTCGGTTCTTGAGCGGGAGGGCCTGGTTGAAAGCATGCCGGCGGTTGCAATGCCGGGGCGCCTGTCGCTTCTCGATTATTTTGCTTAG
- a CDS encoding flagellar basal body protein FliL has product MAGKEPVEKSKQDDAAEYGARQATFSAKNILILILAVAVSSVIALFTVGNYIAPSIESRRTEQESFALSDGRKSDLENLIFYGIDPIIVNPAESNGERYLKATVSLEADDPEIVAEIDKRLPQIKNQINTILSSKTIEQVQTNEDKERLRREIQSRINGLLATGNINNVYFEEFVYQ; this is encoded by the coding sequence ATGGCTGGAAAAGAGCCGGTTGAAAAAAGCAAACAGGATGATGCTGCCGAATATGGGGCCAGGCAGGCTACATTCAGCGCAAAGAATATTCTTATCCTGATTCTTGCAGTCGCCGTCTCCTCCGTAATCGCGCTGTTTACTGTCGGGAATTATATTGCGCCGAGTATCGAAAGCAGAAGGACGGAGCAGGAATCGTTTGCCTTGTCCGACGGCAGGAAATCCGATCTTGAGAATCTCATTTTTTACGGAATAGATCCGATAATCGTGAACCCGGCGGAAAGCAATGGTGAGCGGTATTTGAAGGCAACCGTGAGCTTGGAAGCGGATGATCCTGAAATCGTTGCTGAAATTGACAAACGTTTGCCCCAGATAAAGAACCAGATCAATACGATTCTCAGTTCGAAGACCATAGAACAGGTGCAGACGAATGAGGATAAAGAGAGGCTTCGCCGTGAAATCCAGAGCCGGATCAACGGGCTATTGGCAACCGGGAACATAAACAACGTTTATTTTGAAGAGTTTGTTTATCAATGA
- a CDS encoding flagellar motor protein MotB, which produces MSKYSNNGNGKNGVELPTAPGWMVTYGDIMGLLLTFFVLLMSYSTIREEEFRRALGSFQEALGILPHERSVIVFEQVPNIRSIPAIPPHEIVRRIRKSIASAGLSGGINVTEEREGVRVTIESPILFDSGKAELRMEASPLLNELTAILAENPHEVVVEGHTDTVPIHTDEFPSNWELSTARAISVARYMFHNGELDAKRFTVAGYGEYHPIAPNDTEEGRQKNRRVEILLKYMDKEQGSDL; this is translated from the coding sequence ATGAGCAAGTATAGTAATAATGGAAACGGCAAGAATGGAGTTGAATTGCCGACTGCTCCCGGCTGGATGGTCACCTACGGGGACATCATGGGTCTCCTGCTGACCTTTTTTGTGCTGCTCATGTCGTACTCAACGATCCGCGAGGAAGAGTTTCGGCGGGCGTTGGGCTCATTTCAAGAGGCGCTGGGGATTTTGCCGCACGAGCGAAGCGTGATAGTATTTGAGCAGGTCCCAAACATACGATCAATTCCCGCCATTCCCCCGCATGAGATCGTCCGGCGCATCCGGAAATCGATTGCATCAGCCGGACTTTCAGGCGGCATAAATGTCACTGAGGAGCGGGAGGGCGTTCGAGTTACCATCGAGAGCCCGATCCTGTTCGACTCCGGAAAAGCCGAGCTGCGAATGGAGGCGTCTCCGCTCTTAAATGAGCTTACGGCCATTCTGGCCGAGAACCCGCATGAAGTAGTTGTGGAAGGTCATACCGATACCGTGCCGATACATACGGATGAATTTCCGTCAAACTGGGAATTATCCACCGCCAGGGCCATCAGTGTCGCACGATATATGTTTCACAACGGAGAACTCGATGCGAAAAGATTCACTGTTGCCGGGTACGGCGAGTACCACCCTATCGCACCAAATGATACCGAAGAGGGCCGGCAAAAGAACCGCCGCGTCGAGATCCTGCTGAAATATATGGATAAAGAACAGGGGAGTGATCTATAA
- the fliJ gene encoding flagellar export protein FliJ, whose protein sequence is MKAYRFRFEKLLKTKKIIVDDLAAKTARARKILLMEEKKLQQIRERHADCMDRLAALQTGEIDAYEIQRCHRYLQQLQQSLNHQTALVKEIELRVEMLRKMLVETEKEKKLLEKLDEKEREAYIRDFLKIEQKIIDEVGIGKFVQRTAYQHARFPQQA, encoded by the coding sequence ATGAAAGCGTATCGGTTCAGATTTGAAAAGCTACTGAAGACGAAGAAAATCATCGTCGACGATCTCGCCGCCAAGACTGCGCGCGCGCGAAAAATCCTGTTGATGGAGGAGAAGAAGCTTCAGCAAATCCGGGAGAGACATGCCGACTGCATGGACAGGCTTGCCGCGCTTCAGACGGGAGAGATCGATGCGTATGAAATTCAGCGCTGCCATCGATACCTTCAGCAGCTGCAGCAATCGCTGAACCATCAGACCGCGCTGGTGAAGGAAATTGAGCTCAGGGTGGAAATGCTGCGCAAGATGCTTGTTGAAACGGAAAAAGAGAAGAAACTGCTTGAGAAACTGGATGAAAAGGAGCGAGAGGCGTATATCCGTGATTTCCTGAAAATCGAGCAGAAGATCATTGATGAAGTTGGAATTGGAAAGTTCGTTCAGCGAACGGCATATCAGCATGCCCGGTTCCCGCAGCAAGCATAA
- a CDS encoding flagellar protein has protein sequence MMNRVNLNESQPVQQIRQAHPAPGSGATRETFDAVMRKELAKLRDVKFSAHALSRIASRNIQMEANERTQIAEAVNRAEAKGARDSLVLLDKAALIVSVENRTVVTVLDREEMRGNVFTNIDSAVLMYGST, from the coding sequence ATGATGAATAGGGTGAATCTGAACGAAAGCCAGCCGGTACAGCAGATTCGGCAGGCGCATCCGGCTCCCGGTTCCGGCGCGACGCGGGAAACCTTTGATGCCGTGATGCGGAAGGAGCTTGCAAAGCTCCGGGACGTGAAATTCTCAGCTCATGCGCTTTCGAGGATTGCCTCTCGCAATATTCAGATGGAGGCAAACGAGCGCACCCAAATCGCCGAAGCGGTCAATCGCGCCGAGGCGAAGGGCGCTCGCGATTCACTTGTGCTTCTCGATAAAGCGGCTCTTATTGTGAGCGTCGAAAACCGGACCGTAGTGACGGTGCTCGATCGGGAAGAAATGCGCGGCAATGTGTTCACGAACATTGACAGCGCGGTTTTGATGTATGGCAGCACGTAA
- the fliP gene encoding flagellar biosynthetic protein FliP — MLLGALALAMGGTAIAQQQGITLPSVGIQIGQADSPQQVSTTLQLLFLLTVLSLAPAILVMVTSFTRIIVVLGLLRQALGTQQMPPNQVLIGLGLFLTFFIMAPTYTEVNEQALQPYLNKQIGHEEAFGRALVPVRDFMFHHTREKDLGLFVHLSKINPPRNPNDVPTYVLIPAFMISELKTAFQIGFLIFIPFLIIDMVIASALMSMGMLMLPPIFISLPFKIVLFVLADGWFLVVGSLMRSFA; from the coding sequence ATGCTCCTTGGCGCCCTCGCGCTTGCGATGGGAGGGACCGCGATTGCGCAACAGCAAGGGATAACACTGCCCAGCGTCGGCATCCAGATCGGCCAGGCCGACAGCCCGCAACAGGTCTCGACCACGCTGCAGTTGTTGTTCCTGCTGACCGTTCTTTCATTGGCCCCGGCGATCCTCGTGATGGTAACTTCATTTACCAGGATCATCGTGGTGCTCGGGCTTCTCCGCCAGGCGCTCGGAACTCAGCAGATGCCGCCGAACCAGGTGCTTATCGGGTTGGGACTTTTCCTCACGTTCTTCATCATGGCGCCTACCTATACCGAAGTCAACGAGCAGGCGTTGCAACCTTATTTAAACAAACAGATCGGGCATGAGGAGGCTTTCGGGAGAGCCCTTGTGCCCGTGCGCGATTTCATGTTCCACCATACCCGCGAGAAAGATCTCGGCTTGTTCGTTCATCTCTCAAAAATCAATCCGCCGCGGAATCCGAATGACGTGCCGACATACGTGCTCATCCCCGCGTTCATGATAAGCGAGTTGAAAACGGCATTTCAGATCGGGTTTCTGATATTCATTCCCTTCCTGATCATCGACATGGTGATTGCGAGCGCACTCATGTCGATGGGTATGCTGATGCTGCCCCCGATCTTTATCTCGCTGCCGTTCAAGATCGTCCTTTTTGTCCTGGCCGACGGATGGTTTCTGGTTGTCGGTTCGCTCATGAGAAGTTTCGCCTGA
- a CDS encoding flagellar hook protein FlgE → MGLSTALYNGVSGLSTISQSLNVIGDNLANVNTTGFKASSALFETVFSQTLVGASGPNGGLLGTNPIQVGLGVKLSAIQRDFTQGSLNATGSYADMAVQGNGFFILSDGEGLAYTRDGSFGLAVDGTLVDPATGLRVQGYQAVDGVVNSTGAVGDIVVPIGMSIAQETSVAQFSGNFDASGDIATTGTVTDGPALLDATTGLPATGTTLLTDLEDALGTNLGLQPGDIITIEATKGGAEITTTYTVTAASTLNDLAAAIESDFGIVNGSVTIDADGSITITGDLGTGNAIEDVILTAADPSGTARTDFNNVFNPGGASAFTELVAADGESFVVSGLTVFDSLGNAVPLNITYTRIGTNTVEYLAESPPGTSVGSGVITYDENGQFVSVTNDQIVIDRSAAGAINPLDITLDFSATTFLSGDSALALASQDGYPMGSLAEFFVGVDGTITGFFTNGQTLTLGQVALATFSNQQGLLSIGNNLFVTSANSGEPMVGVATTGGRGAIIGGFLEGSNVDIAKELTNIIIAQTGFQANARTITAADTLLQEILTLVR, encoded by the coding sequence ATGGGACTCAGCACTGCTCTGTATAACGGGGTAAGCGGTCTCAGTACCATTTCTCAATCTCTGAATGTCATCGGGGATAATCTGGCTAATGTCAACACCACCGGGTTCAAAGCAAGCAGCGCCCTGTTCGAGACGGTTTTCAGCCAGACGTTAGTCGGAGCAAGCGGACCGAATGGCGGACTACTCGGCACGAACCCGATCCAGGTCGGGCTTGGCGTCAAACTGTCCGCGATCCAGAGAGATTTTACACAGGGAAGCCTGAATGCGACCGGCAGCTATGCTGATATGGCTGTTCAGGGCAATGGGTTCTTCATACTTAGCGACGGCGAAGGGTTAGCGTATACTCGCGATGGTTCATTCGGTCTGGCCGTGGATGGAACGCTCGTTGATCCTGCCACCGGCTTGCGCGTGCAGGGATACCAGGCCGTTGACGGCGTTGTGAACTCGACGGGAGCGGTCGGTGATATCGTGGTTCCCATCGGCATGTCGATTGCGCAGGAGACTTCGGTCGCCCAGTTCTCCGGCAATTTCGATGCATCCGGCGACATCGCGACCACCGGCACGGTGACCGACGGCCCGGCATTACTCGATGCGACCACGGGTTTGCCGGCGACCGGGACGACCTTGCTGACAGATCTCGAGGACGCATTAGGCACGAACCTTGGGCTTCAGCCGGGCGACATCATCACGATCGAGGCCACCAAAGGCGGAGCGGAGATAACCACGACGTACACGGTAACGGCGGCTTCCACGCTGAATGATCTCGCAGCCGCCATAGAAAGTGATTTTGGAATCGTGAACGGCAGTGTCACCATCGATGCCGACGGTTCCATCACGATTACAGGCGACCTTGGGACTGGCAACGCTATTGAAGATGTTATCCTGACAGCCGCCGATCCCTCCGGAACGGCTCGGACGGACTTCAATAATGTATTTAATCCGGGAGGCGCTTCGGCCTTTACCGAGCTGGTTGCGGCCGATGGCGAAAGTTTTGTGGTTTCAGGACTGACCGTCTTTGATTCGCTCGGCAACGCGGTTCCTCTCAATATCACGTATACCAGGATTGGTACAAATACGGTCGAATATCTGGCGGAAAGCCCACCCGGCACAAGTGTCGGCTCCGGCGTTATCACCTACGATGAGAACGGGCAGTTTGTCAGCGTCACGAACGATCAGATCGTGATCGACCGCTCCGCGGCGGGCGCCATAAACCCGCTGGATATCACGCTGGATTTCAGCGCCACCACCTTCCTCAGCGGCGACAGCGCGCTTGCGCTGGCGAGCCAGGATGGATATCCGATGGGTTCGCTGGCGGAATTTTTTGTGGGTGTCGACGGGACGATAACCGGCTTCTTCACCAATGGGCAGACGCTGACGTTGGGCCAGGTCGCGCTGGCGACGTTTTCGAATCAACAGGGTCTCCTTTCGATTGGCAACAACCTGTTTGTTACGTCGGCCAATTCAGGCGAGCCGATGGTCGGCGTAGCCACCACTGGTGGGCGCGGCGCCATAATCGGAGGGTTCCTTGAAGGCTCCAACGTCGACATTGCGAAGGAATTGACGAACATCATCATCGCGCAGACGGGCTTTCAGGCGAATGCGCGTACGATTACGGCGGCTGACACCTTGCTGCAGGAGATACTGACACTGGTAAGATGA
- a CDS encoding flagellar protein FlbD → MIKLTRFDGSELAVNAELIKFVESTPDTIVTLTSDQKILVLETVDEVIAKVIAYKRESAGEPSKKRERDTE, encoded by the coding sequence ATGATCAAGTTGACTCGTTTTGACGGCTCGGAACTCGCGGTAAACGCCGAGTTGATCAAATTCGTCGAATCAACCCCCGATACGATTGTGACACTGACGAGCGATCAGAAAATTCTGGTGCTCGAAACGGTTGATGAAGTAATTGCAAAAGTGATTGCCTACAAACGAGAGTCGGCGGGGGAACCGTCGAAAAAGAGGGAGCGCGATACCGAGTAA
- a CDS encoding motility protein A (Homolog of MotA, appears to be involved in motility on surfaces and under different ionic conditions. With MotS (a MotB homolog) forms the ion channels that couple flagellar rotation to proton/sodium motive force across the membrane and forms the stator elements of the rotary flagellar machine.): protein MDVATIIGIISGLSFVCIAMSLGGSGLAIYIHLPSLMITVGGTVAATLINYPLHEIRGVMGTVRNAFAFEMQTPAAVIERIVSYATKARREGILTLESELETANDAFLIRGVHLAIDGTAPELIRDILTTELSYVESRHALGQGIFTMMGTYSPAFGMIGTLIGLISMLRSLQDPSQIGQGMATALITTFYGALMANLIFLPIAGKLRSRTQNEMLIKEVIIEGILSIQSGDNPRIVEQKLKAFISPKLRDQVHTSIKAR, encoded by the coding sequence GTGGATGTCGCAACCATTATCGGGATCATATCCGGGTTATCCTTCGTTTGCATCGCAATGAGCCTGGGCGGCTCGGGCCTTGCAATTTATATTCATCTTCCTTCCTTGATGATCACGGTGGGAGGGACGGTGGCGGCCACCCTGATCAATTACCCGCTCCATGAGATCCGCGGCGTGATGGGTACAGTGCGCAATGCCTTTGCCTTTGAGATGCAGACACCGGCGGCGGTGATTGAAAGGATCGTTTCGTATGCCACCAAAGCCCGGCGTGAAGGCATTCTCACACTCGAATCGGAACTGGAAACTGCGAACGACGCGTTCCTGATCAGAGGAGTGCACCTGGCAATTGATGGGACTGCCCCCGAATTGATCCGCGACATTCTGACTACCGAGCTTTCCTATGTTGAGTCGCGCCATGCCCTTGGCCAAGGGATCTTCACGATGATGGGGACGTATTCTCCGGCTTTCGGCATGATCGGCACGCTGATCGGTCTCATCAGCATGCTTCGCTCACTGCAGGACCCCTCGCAGATCGGCCAAGGGATGGCGACCGCGCTAATCACCACCTTTTACGGGGCGCTGATGGCAAACCTGATTTTTCTGCCGATTGCGGGGAAGCTGCGGTCGAGAACCCAGAACGAAATGCTCATTAAGGAAGTCATCATTGAGGGCATCCTCTCGATTCAGTCGGGCGATAACCCGCGAATTGTAGAGCAGAAGCTGAAGGCATTCATCTCGCCGAAACTCCGGGACCAGGTGCACACGTCGATCAAGGCGCGCTAG
- a CDS encoding FliI/YscN family ATPase, with product MNILPEIQSWRERIEKAELIKTCGKVTRVTGLIVESTSPGLSLGQMCTIYPGNGTKPALAEVVGFRDSKALLIPLGDIRGVAPGSVVQPCDRPLKMRVGPDMLGRVIDGTGQPIDGKGPIRLEDEYPVMGEPINPMHRRRITEPLPLGIRSIDACLTCGKGQRLGIFSGSGVGKSVLLGMIARNTEAKVNVIALIGERGREVKDFIEKDLGEEGLKRSVVVVVTSDQPALLRLHGAFVATAIAEYFRDLGHDVLLMMDSVTRFAMAQREIGLAAGEPPTTKGYPPSMFMLLPKLFERAGASPVGSITGIYTVFVEADDFNEPISDTARSLLDGHIMLSRNLAAQGLYPAVDLLDSISRLMVDIVPEEQVGLAHIARDVLATHREAQDLINIGAYVKGSNAKIDYAQSKIDEMSRFLKQKMNEKASFEGSVAGLYEVFGDRLAQIQEPAAKAV from the coding sequence ATGAACATATTGCCTGAAATCCAGAGTTGGCGCGAGCGGATAGAGAAGGCGGAACTGATAAAGACTTGCGGAAAAGTGACGCGGGTGACCGGTTTGATTGTCGAATCGACCAGTCCGGGTCTTTCGCTCGGGCAGATGTGTACGATTTATCCCGGCAATGGAACGAAACCAGCTCTTGCCGAGGTCGTCGGTTTTCGCGACAGCAAGGCGTTGTTAATTCCGCTCGGCGACATTCGGGGGGTCGCGCCCGGCAGTGTTGTGCAGCCCTGCGACAGGCCGTTGAAGATGCGTGTAGGCCCCGATATGCTCGGCCGCGTGATCGACGGCACCGGACAGCCCATTGATGGGAAAGGCCCGATCCGATTGGAAGATGAATATCCCGTCATGGGAGAGCCAATCAATCCAATGCATCGCCGTCGCATCACCGAGCCGCTTCCTCTCGGCATCAGGTCGATCGACGCCTGTCTCACGTGCGGGAAAGGACAGAGGCTGGGCATTTTCTCGGGCAGCGGTGTGGGAAAGAGCGTGCTTTTAGGAATGATCGCGCGCAACACGGAGGCCAAAGTCAACGTCATCGCTCTTATCGGTGAGCGGGGAAGAGAAGTGAAGGATTTTATTGAGAAGGATCTGGGTGAAGAGGGATTAAAGCGATCCGTGGTCGTGGTCGTTACATCGGATCAACCCGCCCTGCTCAGGTTGCACGGCGCCTTTGTCGCCACCGCTATCGCCGAGTATTTTCGCGACCTCGGGCACGACGTGTTGCTCATGATGGACTCGGTCACCCGGTTTGCGATGGCGCAGCGCGAGATCGGACTGGCAGCGGGCGAACCCCCCACGACGAAAGGATATCCGCCGTCGATGTTTATGCTGCTGCCGAAATTGTTCGAGCGGGCCGGCGCGTCGCCTGTGGGCAGCATCACGGGGATTTATACGGTTTTTGTCGAAGCTGATGACTTCAATGAGCCGATTTCCGATACCGCCCGTTCCTTGCTGGACGGCCACATCATGCTGTCGCGGAACCTCGCCGCACAGGGCCTTTATCCTGCGGTCGATCTGCTCGACAGCATTAGCCGCTTGATGGTTGATATCGTCCCGGAAGAGCAGGTCGGCCTCGCGCACATTGCGCGGGACGTTCTCGCCACGCACCGCGAGGCCCAGGATTTAATCAATATCGGCGCGTATGTCAAGGGGAGCAATGCAAAGATCGATTACGCGCAATCGAAAATCGACGAAATGAGCCGGTTCCTCAAACAGAAAATGAATGAGAAAGCTTCTTTTGAGGGAAGCGTAGCGGGCCTGTATGAGGTATTCGGAGATCGTCTCGCCCAGATACAGGAACCGGCAGCGAAGGCCGTATGA
- a CDS encoding flagellar hook assembly protein FlgD: MISPAASAPAGGTGYTLSPGTQELGEDDFLSLLITELMNQDPMDPLADRDFIAQVAQLNTLSQTIELNENLVTLQMLEATSLVGKEIEAIGPNGDHVEGTVTGVWFIDSEPWLVIDEELVVDLDYVVRIEEAPVEEDVPDDEAGEE; this comes from the coding sequence ATGATAAGTCCGGCAGCTTCCGCGCCGGCCGGCGGGACGGGTTATACGCTTTCCCCCGGCACACAGGAACTTGGTGAGGACGATTTTCTGTCGCTCCTCATCACGGAACTGATGAACCAGGATCCGATGGATCCGCTTGCGGACCGCGATTTCATTGCGCAGGTGGCTCAGCTCAATACGCTCAGTCAGACGATTGAGTTGAATGAAAACCTGGTCACTCTGCAGATGCTTGAGGCGACCTCGCTAGTCGGCAAGGAAATTGAGGCAATCGGTCCAAATGGAGATCATGTCGAGGGAACCGTGACCGGTGTGTGGTTCATTGATTCGGAGCCATGGCTCGTGATCGACGAAGAGCTGGTTGTGGATCTGGATTATGTTGTTCGCATCGAGGAGGCTCCTGTCGAGGAAGACGTCCCCGACGACGAAGCGGGTGAAGAATGA